In one Natronosalvus amylolyticus genomic region, the following are encoded:
- a CDS encoding S26 family signal peptidase has product MSGDGADDSPETEAGERADRTEERTTGDSSTEQSDSRTTDDGRVTDERPVTDTGPDERTTDSSDDTAQERNDDPETTDQPGDGTTPPENETEQSDDLEETADSAWAEERSPSRDGRDSESAATDRPNGDASGAPERTVAERPDAPADSSAPPRPRPEREKPDVTIEDDGVIRWFLKTNDGTVVAVRDILSSVALVAVIGLILFGVSGIWPPLVAVESGSMEPNMEIGDMIFVVAPDRFVGDDPTGDTGVVTLENGEESGHDKFGKPGDVIIFLPNGQNHQTPVIHRAHFWVEEGENWVDEQANPDYVNGASCAEIYTCPAPHAGFITKGDANSGYDQVTRSVGADTSVVKPEWTTGKGMFRIPWLGHVRLLFERIIPTMLGLGSSSLFTPNPLLAGFLGAVSFAGVHQWHARP; this is encoded by the coding sequence ATGAGCGGTGACGGCGCGGATGATTCCCCCGAAACGGAGGCTGGCGAGCGCGCCGACCGCACGGAAGAACGCACCACAGGCGACTCGAGCACCGAGCAAAGCGACTCGAGGACGACCGATGACGGCCGCGTCACCGACGAGAGGCCGGTGACCGACACCGGTCCAGACGAACGGACCACCGACAGTTCGGACGACACTGCCCAGGAGAGAAACGACGATCCCGAAACCACCGACCAACCGGGCGATGGGACGACGCCTCCCGAAAACGAGACCGAACAGTCAGACGACCTCGAGGAGACAGCTGATTCGGCGTGGGCAGAGGAACGGTCGCCAAGTCGCGACGGCCGAGACAGCGAGTCAGCCGCAACTGACCGACCGAACGGGGATGCCTCGGGTGCGCCCGAGAGAACCGTTGCTGAACGGCCGGATGCACCAGCCGACTCGTCGGCGCCCCCTCGTCCACGCCCTGAACGAGAAAAACCCGACGTAACCATCGAAGACGACGGCGTCATCCGGTGGTTTCTCAAGACGAACGACGGAACGGTCGTCGCCGTTCGCGATATTCTGAGTAGCGTGGCGCTGGTCGCCGTCATCGGCTTGATTCTCTTTGGCGTCAGCGGCATCTGGCCACCGCTAGTGGCCGTCGAAAGCGGGAGCATGGAGCCGAATATGGAGATCGGCGACATGATCTTCGTCGTCGCTCCCGACCGCTTCGTTGGCGACGACCCGACCGGCGATACCGGCGTCGTCACCCTCGAGAACGGCGAAGAAAGTGGGCACGACAAGTTCGGCAAACCAGGCGACGTCATCATCTTCCTCCCGAACGGGCAGAACCACCAAACGCCGGTTATCCATCGCGCCCACTTCTGGGTCGAAGAAGGCGAGAACTGGGTCGACGAGCAGGCGAACCCGGACTACGTCAACGGCGCGAGTTGTGCCGAAATCTACACCTGCCCAGCTCCGCACGCCGGCTTCATCACCAAGGGGGATGCGAACAGCGGCTACGACCAGGTCACCCGCAGCGTCGGCGCCGATACGAGCGTCGTCAAACCAGAGTGGACCACCGGCAAGGGCATGTTCCGGATTCCGTGGCTCGGCCACGTCCGACTGCTTTTCGAGCGGATCATCCCAACGATGCTCGGGCTCGGTTCCTCGAGTCTGTTCACGCCGAACCCCCTGCTCGCCGGGTTCCTCGGCGCAGTGAGTTTCGCTGGGGTACACCAGTGGCACGCTCGTCCGTGA
- a CDS encoding DNA-directed DNA polymerase II small subunit yields MPLEGPARIVSELTSRGYNAEREAVTLIASAEHPSKTLEAALETAPEDALVLRTEHVRTALESGESSADTGSGTPSEPPSAGTDSSSPAASQDPSVSTGDDIPSSTPDGGVVADETKGAGTRGPIDTSHQVVDIANDMTGQSTGTGEYKDFVKVFRDRLERLGSKLRGRVNHRPATSIASMPSGSEVAMVGLVNDVRSTASGHWLVELEDATGTFPWLVMKDREYAELVEELLCDEVIAMEGTLSDDSGIAFVDGMYFPDVPRTHKPSTADRHVQAALISDVHVGSQEFMHDAWNGFTDWLHTEDAQHVEYLLIAGDMVEGVGIYPNQDEELDVVDIYDQYELFNEYLKQVPGDLEIVMIPGNHDAVRLAEPQPGFDERLRGIMDAHDARIVSNPSVVTLEGVSVLMYHGVSLDEVIAELPAEKASYDEPHKAMYQLLKKRHVAPQFGGHTRLAPEEKDYLTIDEVPDIFHTGHVHKLGFGKYHNVLAINSGCWQSQTDFQKSVNIDPDSGYAPIVDLDTLDVTVQKFS; encoded by the coding sequence GTGCCACTCGAGGGGCCTGCGAGAATCGTGAGCGAACTCACGAGCCGTGGCTACAACGCCGAACGCGAGGCCGTGACGCTGATCGCGAGTGCAGAACACCCCTCGAAAACGCTCGAAGCGGCGCTCGAGACCGCGCCTGAGGACGCTCTCGTTTTACGAACCGAACACGTTCGAACGGCGCTCGAGAGCGGGGAATCGTCGGCTGATACCGGTTCTGGGACGCCTTCGGAACCGCCATCGGCGGGGACTGATTCGTCGTCACCTGCCGCGAGCCAAGACCCCTCCGTTTCAACTGGAGATGACATCCCCTCTTCGACTCCAGATGGTGGGGTCGTTGCAGATGAAACGAAGGGGGCGGGAACCAGAGGCCCGATCGATACCAGTCACCAGGTCGTCGATATCGCCAACGACATGACCGGCCAGAGTACCGGGACGGGCGAGTACAAGGACTTCGTGAAAGTGTTTCGCGACCGCCTCGAGCGACTGGGTTCGAAACTCCGGGGGCGGGTCAACCATCGCCCGGCGACCTCGATTGCGTCGATGCCCAGCGGGAGCGAGGTGGCGATGGTCGGCCTGGTCAACGACGTCCGCTCGACCGCCAGCGGCCACTGGCTGGTCGAACTCGAGGACGCGACCGGTACGTTCCCGTGGCTGGTGATGAAAGACCGGGAGTACGCCGAACTCGTCGAGGAACTGTTGTGTGACGAGGTGATCGCGATGGAGGGGACGCTCTCTGACGATTCGGGTATCGCCTTCGTGGACGGGATGTACTTCCCCGACGTGCCGCGGACGCACAAGCCGTCGACGGCCGACCGCCACGTGCAGGCCGCACTCATCAGTGACGTTCACGTCGGCAGCCAGGAGTTCATGCACGACGCCTGGAACGGGTTCACCGACTGGCTCCACACCGAAGACGCCCAGCACGTCGAGTATCTGCTGATCGCCGGGGACATGGTCGAAGGCGTCGGTATCTATCCGAATCAGGACGAAGAACTCGACGTCGTCGACATCTACGACCAGTACGAACTGTTCAACGAGTACCTGAAGCAGGTGCCCGGCGACCTCGAGATCGTGATGATTCCGGGGAACCACGACGCCGTTCGCCTCGCCGAGCCCCAGCCGGGATTCGACGAGCGTCTGCGGGGGATCATGGACGCACACGACGCCCGCATCGTGAGCAATCCCTCCGTGGTCACGCTCGAGGGCGTCTCCGTCCTGATGTACCACGGCGTCAGTCTGGACGAGGTTATCGCCGAGTTGCCGGCCGAGAAGGCGAGTTACGACGAGCCACACAAGGCGATGTACCAGCTGCTGAAAAAGCGTCACGTGGCTCCCCAGTTCGGCGGTCACACCCGACTGGCTCCCGAGGAGAAAGACTACTTGACGATCGACGAGGTGCCGGACATCTTCCACACCGGTCACGTCCACAAACTCGGCTTCGGCAAGTACCACAACGTGCTGGCGATCAACTCGGGGTGCTGGCAGTCCCAGACCGATTTCCAGAAGAGCGTCAACATCGATCCCGACTCCGGCTACGCACCGATCGTCGATCTGGACACGCTCGACGTGACGGTGCAGAAGTTCAGTTAA
- the serA gene encoding phosphoglycerate dehydrogenase yields MQVLVTDPIDDAGLDVIRDAGHEVETGYELEGEALLEAVSNAHGLIVRSGTEVTRSVLEAGENLVIVGRAGIGVDNIDIEAATDEGVIVANAPEGNVRAAAEHTVAMTFAAARSIPQAHGRLKVGEWAKSDYLGVELNGKTLGIVGLGRVGQEVAKKLDSLGMDLVAYDPYISEERADRIGAELVDLEDCLEAADFLTIHTPLTPETEGLISDEELETFGHGHLVNVGRGGIVDEDALAAKVEDGTVAGAALDVFHEEPLPEDSPLLYVDDIIVTPHLGASTEAAQENVATSTASQVVAALAEEPVANALNAPSIDESAFPRLEPYINIAETAGKIAAQLLDARIESIEVRYEGDIAAEDVEFVTASALKGVFEPLEWHVNAVNAPQIAEDRGVEVTESKSHQSEDFQSVISVTVASADESITVDGTLFAGDDPRIVRIDDYRVDAIPHGKMVVTRNTDEPGVIGLIGSVMGTHDVNIAGMFNARETIGGEALTVYNVDDDVPEAAKAELEADERIIGVRYITLNGQ; encoded by the coding sequence ATGCAAGTGCTGGTCACAGATCCCATCGACGATGCGGGTCTTGACGTCATTCGTGATGCCGGTCACGAGGTCGAAACGGGCTACGAACTCGAGGGCGAAGCGCTCCTCGAGGCGGTCTCGAACGCGCACGGCCTGATCGTTCGCTCCGGGACCGAAGTCACCCGCAGCGTCCTCGAGGCGGGCGAGAACCTGGTGATCGTCGGCCGCGCCGGCATCGGCGTCGACAATATCGACATCGAGGCCGCGACCGACGAGGGCGTCATCGTCGCCAATGCGCCGGAAGGCAACGTCCGGGCAGCCGCCGAACACACCGTCGCGATGACGTTCGCCGCGGCCCGTTCGATTCCACAGGCCCACGGTCGCCTCAAAGTCGGCGAGTGGGCCAAAAGCGACTACCTCGGCGTCGAACTCAACGGCAAAACGCTGGGGATCGTCGGCCTCGGCCGCGTCGGCCAGGAAGTCGCGAAAAAGCTCGATTCGCTGGGAATGGACCTCGTCGCCTACGACCCCTATATCTCCGAGGAGCGTGCCGATCGCATCGGCGCGGAACTGGTCGACCTCGAGGACTGTCTCGAGGCCGCGGATTTCCTGACGATTCACACGCCCCTGACGCCGGAAACGGAGGGATTGATCAGCGACGAGGAACTCGAGACGTTCGGCCACGGCCACCTGGTCAACGTGGGTCGCGGCGGCATCGTCGACGAAGACGCTCTCGCCGCGAAGGTCGAAGACGGTACGGTCGCCGGCGCGGCACTCGACGTCTTCCACGAAGAACCCTTGCCCGAGGACTCCCCGCTGTTGTACGTCGACGACATCATCGTCACGCCCCACCTCGGCGCATCGACCGAGGCCGCCCAGGAGAACGTCGCGACATCGACGGCCAGTCAGGTCGTTGCCGCACTGGCTGAGGAACCGGTCGCCAACGCGCTAAACGCCCCCTCGATCGACGAGAGCGCGTTCCCCCGCCTCGAGCCGTACATCAACATCGCCGAAACCGCAGGCAAGATCGCCGCCCAGCTACTCGACGCCCGCATCGAATCCATCGAAGTGCGCTACGAGGGCGACATCGCCGCCGAAGACGTCGAATTCGTCACCGCGAGCGCGCTCAAAGGTGTGTTCGAGCCGCTCGAGTGGCATGTCAACGCGGTCAACGCCCCCCAGATCGCCGAGGACCGCGGGGTCGAGGTGACCGAATCCAAGAGCCACCAGAGCGAGGACTTCCAGAGCGTCATCTCGGTGACGGTCGCGAGTGCCGACGAATCGATCACCGTCGACGGCACCCTCTTTGCGGGTGACGATCCCCGCATCGTTCGCATCGACGACTACCGCGTCGACGCCATCCCCCACGGCAAGATGGTCGTCACGCGAAACACCGACGAACCGGGCGTCATCGGCCTCATCGGCTCCGTGATGGGTACCCACGACGTCAACATTGCCGGGATGTTCAACGCGCGTGAGACCATCGGTGGGGAGGCCCTGACCGTCTACAACGTCGACGACGACGTTCCCGAGGCGGCGAAAGCCGAACTCGAGGCCGACGAGCGGATCATCGGCGTGCGCTACATCACGTTGAACGGCCAGTGA
- a CDS encoding FlaD/FlaE family flagellar protein, with the protein MPTDTPYLESLEQSTGRTDATIKWARYLGETFGTTGALNCLRYYQDLGWISPLVRKQMTSYLRGLSLGEIHNRRYDEPATLEYPLESLSGTLFGAHAQSLEYISKIAGDDIEEHVMVARMAERRVERRLDEESDDDGSDQPSEMVSIIRDGPSNLS; encoded by the coding sequence ATGCCAACAGACACCCCCTATCTCGAGTCACTCGAACAATCGACGGGCCGGACCGACGCGACGATCAAGTGGGCTCGCTATCTCGGCGAGACCTTCGGGACGACCGGCGCGCTCAACTGCCTTCGGTACTACCAGGATCTCGGCTGGATCAGCCCGCTCGTGCGAAAGCAGATGACGTCGTACCTCCGCGGGCTTTCCCTCGGCGAGATTCACAACCGTCGGTACGACGAACCGGCGACCCTCGAGTACCCGCTCGAGTCGCTCTCGGGCACGCTCTTTGGTGCACACGCCCAGAGCCTCGAGTACATCTCGAAAATTGCCGGTGACGACATCGAAGAGCACGTGATGGTCGCGCGAATGGCCGAACGTCGTGTCGAACGCCGTCTCGACGAGGAAAGCGACGACGACGGAAGCGACCAGCCAAGCGAGATGGTCAGCATCATCAGAGACGGTCCGTCGAATCTCTCTTGA
- a CDS encoding helix-turn-helix transcriptional regulator, whose translation MRENPPNTKSVLEQFTSTAAANGQSEQYEITIGASQDTTRDVERELDELMEQVNGALPTDDVQFDEAIIKENLDEILLMLISLHGETHGKELLSDLTHLFGAQLSPGTVYPSLHSLEDEDVLSMHAKVRTKEYAIDDEDFVRATVEQTMVQHLAFGLLLYAFLPRL comes from the coding sequence ATGCGTGAAAACCCCCCCAATACGAAGTCCGTGCTCGAGCAGTTCACGAGCACGGCGGCTGCCAACGGGCAGTCGGAACAGTACGAAATTACGATCGGTGCAAGCCAGGACACGACTCGTGACGTCGAGCGCGAACTCGACGAACTCATGGAACAGGTCAACGGGGCGCTACCAACCGACGACGTTCAGTTCGACGAGGCAATCATCAAGGAGAATCTCGACGAGATTTTGCTGATGCTCATCTCGCTGCACGGTGAAACACACGGTAAAGAGCTCCTCTCGGATCTAACCCACCTCTTCGGTGCCCAGCTTAGCCCCGGAACGGTGTATCCGAGCTTGCACTCACTGGAGGACGAAGACGTCCTCTCGATGCACGCGAAGGTCCGAACCAAAGAGTACGCGATCGACGACGAGGACTTCGTCCGGGCGACCGTCGAGCAGACGATGGTCCAGCATCTGGCCTTCGGCTTGCTGCTGTACGCCTTTTTGCCCCGCCTCTAG
- a CDS encoding DUF7112 family protein, which translates to MADRISSDNPSVQTIRATLTETATGTRVELPADAADDLLTDPETVVRIVLDGHEHFARIGKDVMGETRHISGVYDSPEHARNPRDGVDRLPEWVDEHGVRVNGSVLVDVIEPEFLYGFRAPGETAVYDAREPPKSSLQDIAKGLEER; encoded by the coding sequence ATGGCAGACCGAATTAGCAGCGACAATCCGTCAGTGCAGACGATTCGAGCGACGCTCACCGAAACCGCGACCGGCACGCGCGTCGAACTGCCCGCCGACGCAGCCGACGATCTACTGACGGACCCGGAGACAGTCGTCCGAATCGTCCTCGACGGACACGAGCACTTCGCCCGCATTGGAAAGGACGTGATGGGCGAGACCCGCCACATCTCCGGCGTATACGACTCTCCGGAGCATGCCCGAAACCCTCGAGACGGCGTCGACCGACTCCCCGAGTGGGTCGACGAACACGGGGTTCGCGTGAACGGCTCGGTGCTGGTCGACGTCATCGAACCGGAGTTTCTGTATGGGTTTCGCGCCCCCGGTGAGACGGCCGTCTACGACGCCCGCGAGCCGCCAAAATCGAGCCTCCAGGATATTGCAAAAGGGCTCGAAGAAAGGTAA
- a CDS encoding 30S ribosomal protein S6e produces the protein MATFTVVVGDPETGLAHQLEAEGQDANRFIGKSIGEEVDGSAVGLDGYTLEITGGSDNAGRPHNKTVAGSRLQEVLMKERQTGYKPGRDGERRRITARGREMSDETAQINVTVAEAGDESVASLLGLESDDEDE, from the coding sequence ATGGCAACTTTCACAGTCGTCGTTGGCGATCCCGAAACGGGGCTCGCACACCAGCTCGAGGCAGAGGGACAGGACGCAAACCGCTTTATTGGCAAATCGATCGGCGAGGAAGTCGATGGCAGCGCCGTCGGCCTCGATGGCTACACGCTCGAGATTACCGGTGGCTCGGACAACGCTGGCCGCCCGCACAACAAGACGGTCGCTGGCTCGCGCCTCCAGGAAGTGCTGATGAAAGAGCGACAGACCGGCTACAAGCCCGGCCGAGACGGTGAGCGACGCCGAATCACCGCGCGCGGTCGTGAAATGTCGGACGAAACCGCACAGATCAACGTCACCGTCGCCGAAGCGGGCGACGAGAGCGTCGCGAGCCTGCTGGGCCTGGAAAGCGACGACGAGGACGAATAA
- a CDS encoding TetR/AcrR family transcriptional regulator: protein MTDETAREAIMTATYEALCEHGYTELTAQAIADRTDKSKSLLFYHYDSKEDLVAAFFDFLLEHFAERVEESRDLAPVERLATYVDWFLYDPDDEERTSFHTAMLELRAQAPYNDRFQEQLRRSDDALRSTLEEILEAGIDSGAFVEHDSTETAALLIAALDGARIRQLTMDRDVYLEEVRAGIIATIVDGLLAEGVEFPARAEIHQESSSDSESPDDADSEPDGDSNTSTTSSEAENDAAADTVTDGNDTDTVTDGNDTDTTAGERADGSMAGDDSE from the coding sequence GTGACCGACGAAACCGCTCGAGAGGCGATCATGACCGCGACGTACGAGGCACTGTGTGAGCACGGCTACACGGAGCTGACTGCCCAGGCAATCGCCGACCGGACTGACAAGAGTAAATCCCTGCTATTCTACCACTACGATTCAAAAGAGGACCTGGTCGCCGCCTTTTTCGACTTTCTCCTCGAGCACTTTGCCGAACGTGTCGAGGAAAGCCGTGATCTGGCGCCGGTCGAACGACTGGCGACGTACGTCGACTGGTTCCTCTACGATCCCGACGACGAAGAGCGCACGTCTTTTCACACGGCGATGCTCGAACTCCGAGCCCAGGCGCCGTATAACGACCGGTTTCAGGAACAGCTTCGACGCAGCGACGACGCGCTCCGGTCGACGCTCGAGGAAATCCTCGAGGCAGGTATCGACTCCGGGGCGTTCGTCGAACACGATTCGACCGAAACAGCGGCCCTCCTGATCGCCGCCCTCGACGGTGCACGTATCCGGCAACTGACGATGGACCGTGACGTCTACCTCGAGGAAGTCCGTGCCGGCATTATCGCGACGATCGTCGATGGACTCCTCGCTGAAGGCGTCGAGTTCCCGGCGCGAGCGGAGATACATCAGGAGTCGTCGAGTGATTCGGAGTCGCCAGACGATGCGGATTCAGAACCTGACGGGGACTCGAATACGTCGACAACCTCGAGCGAAGCCGAAAATGACGCAGCAGCCGACACTGTCACTGACGGGAACGATACCGACACTGTCACTGACGGGAACGATACCGACACGACCGCAGGAGAGCGAGCGGACGGTTCGATGGCTGGTGACGACAGCGAATGA
- a CDS encoding MATE family efflux transporter — MSKKTDRAVNVTDDDLFKPLVVLSAPIVLSQVLQVGYNLADTYWVGRLGSDAVAALSYSWAIVFLMVSIGGGLTVAGTVLVSQYKGADDFTRSHHVAGQTLSFVTIVALVFGVIGFALSPWLIRLVGAEPGTDAYVYAVNYTRIIFVSVGFMFWFFIFDALSRGWGDTRTPLYLMGLSVTINVLLDPILILGFTDNPLFVWVGATSLEASLYAQTGFDGFGVEGAAIATVFARGVAAIAGLYLLFSGRVGLEPTLGDLWLDLPTVKKILEIGAPIATEQGFRASGIALLTALVALAGTDAVAAYGIANRISSLLFLPALGLARGTEAVVGQNLGAEQVGRAWSAVKLSSIMIVSIFIVVIAVAYPLAEPITAFFIEGEDSAQVVTYGAAFILIAGPSYVFMGVFQVLLGGLRGSGSTRAAMVLSIQELWLFRIPISAIAILYFGMGIYGVWYAIALSYVLSAATTVLWFLRGTWTENVVTDEPSPSPAGD; from the coding sequence ATGAGCAAGAAAACCGACCGGGCGGTAAACGTCACCGACGACGATCTGTTCAAACCGCTGGTCGTCCTGTCGGCACCGATCGTCCTCTCTCAGGTGTTACAAGTCGGCTACAACCTGGCCGACACCTACTGGGTTGGCCGCCTGGGGAGCGACGCGGTCGCCGCCCTCTCGTACTCGTGGGCAATCGTCTTTCTCATGGTGAGCATCGGCGGCGGGCTCACGGTCGCCGGAACCGTGCTGGTCTCACAGTACAAAGGTGCGGACGATTTCACCAGGTCACACCACGTCGCCGGGCAGACGCTCTCGTTTGTCACCATCGTTGCACTTGTCTTCGGGGTGATCGGTTTCGCCCTCTCGCCGTGGTTGATTCGCCTCGTTGGAGCCGAACCGGGTACCGACGCGTACGTCTACGCCGTCAACTACACTCGTATCATCTTCGTCAGCGTCGGCTTCATGTTCTGGTTTTTCATCTTTGACGCGCTCTCTCGAGGCTGGGGTGACACCCGCACCCCGCTGTATCTCATGGGGCTGAGCGTCACGATTAACGTCCTCCTCGATCCGATCTTGATCCTCGGATTTACCGACAATCCACTGTTCGTCTGGGTCGGTGCGACGAGCCTCGAGGCCTCGCTGTACGCCCAGACCGGCTTCGATGGCTTCGGTGTCGAAGGCGCGGCTATCGCGACGGTCTTCGCTCGCGGTGTCGCCGCCATCGCCGGGCTGTATCTGCTCTTCAGCGGTCGTGTCGGCCTCGAGCCAACGCTCGGTGACCTGTGGCTCGACCTGCCGACGGTGAAGAAAATCCTCGAGATCGGGGCGCCGATCGCGACCGAGCAGGGCTTTCGCGCCTCGGGTATCGCGCTGTTGACGGCGCTGGTAGCGCTGGCCGGCACCGACGCCGTGGCTGCCTATGGCATCGCCAACCGAATCTCCTCGCTGTTGTTCCTGCCGGCACTCGGTCTCGCCCGGGGAACGGAAGCCGTCGTGGGCCAGAACCTCGGTGCCGAACAGGTCGGCCGCGCCTGGAGCGCGGTCAAACTGAGTTCGATCATGATCGTCTCCATCTTCATTGTCGTGATCGCGGTCGCCTATCCCCTGGCGGAGCCGATTACGGCGTTTTTCATCGAGGGTGAAGACAGCGCACAGGTGGTCACCTACGGGGCGGCGTTTATCCTCATCGCCGGCCCCTCCTACGTCTTTATGGGCGTTTTCCAGGTCCTGCTCGGTGGCCTCCGGGGCAGCGGCAGCACCCGCGCTGCGATGGTGCTCTCGATTCAGGAACTCTGGCTGTTCCGGATTCCCATCTCTGCGATCGCCATCCTCTATTTCGGGATGGGGATCTACGGTGTCTGGTACGCGATTGCCCTCTCGTACGTCCTCTCGGCCGCGACGACTGTACTCTGGTTCCTCCGGGGTACCTGGACCGAAAACGTCGTCACCGACGAGCCATCGCCTTCGCCAGCAGGTGATTAA
- a CDS encoding pyridoxal-phosphate dependent enzyme: MPTSLICPDCDAEYAAGPDEPWRCTCGHALEFAAEPHPNGNPLPLSQLNTTEGLWTFFEFLPIEKHVTFHEGFTPLVDAPEWDAQFKLEYVFPTGSFKDRGATTTLSRAVELGVEKVIEDSSGNAGAAIATYAARAGIEADIYVPADVKQSKLMAIQRVGARPVRVEGTREDVTAACLDAVEDGEGWYASHAWNPAFFAGTMTFAFEVAAQRGWTVPDAVVLPLGHGTLFLGAYRGFKRLNDAGIVDGMPRLLGAQAAGYAPIVSALGGKASNGDGSNDIADGIQIAEPARGTQILEAIEATDGDAIALGSDPVETALDRLHLNGFYVEPTCAVAPAALRRYREEGVLDPSDDVVVPLTGSGLKTM, from the coding sequence ATGCCAACCTCACTCATCTGCCCCGACTGTGACGCCGAGTATGCTGCCGGCCCGGACGAACCCTGGCGCTGTACCTGTGGCCACGCCCTCGAGTTCGCCGCTGAACCACACCCAAACGGCAATCCGCTTCCGCTCTCGCAACTGAACACCACCGAAGGCCTGTGGACGTTCTTCGAGTTCCTCCCCATCGAGAAACACGTCACCTTCCACGAGGGGTTCACCCCGCTCGTCGACGCCCCCGAGTGGGACGCCCAGTTCAAACTCGAGTACGTGTTCCCGACCGGCTCGTTCAAAGACCGTGGCGCGACGACGACGCTCTCTCGAGCCGTCGAACTCGGCGTCGAGAAGGTGATCGAAGACTCCTCGGGCAACGCCGGCGCGGCCATCGCCACTTACGCGGCCCGGGCCGGAATCGAGGCGGACATCTACGTGCCGGCGGACGTCAAGCAGTCGAAGCTGATGGCCATCCAGCGCGTCGGGGCACGACCCGTTCGGGTCGAGGGAACCCGTGAGGACGTCACCGCTGCCTGTCTCGATGCCGTCGAAGACGGCGAGGGCTGGTACGCTTCACACGCCTGGAACCCAGCCTTTTTCGCGGGGACGATGACGTTCGCGTTCGAGGTGGCCGCCCAGCGAGGATGGACCGTTCCGGACGCCGTCGTCTTGCCACTCGGCCACGGAACGCTCTTTTTAGGAGCCTACCGCGGCTTCAAGCGTCTCAACGACGCGGGAATCGTCGACGGGATGCCCCGGCTACTGGGGGCACAGGCCGCCGGTTACGCACCTATCGTGAGTGCACTCGGTGGAAAGGCCTCCAACGGCGACGGCTCGAACGACATCGCTGACGGCATCCAGATCGCCGAACCCGCCCGCGGGACCCAGATCCTCGAGGCGATCGAAGCGACCGACGGCGACGCGATTGCCCTGGGCAGTGATCCGGTCGAGACGGCCCTCGACAGGCTCCACCTCAACGGCTTTTACGTCGAACCGACCTGTGCAGTCGCGCCAGCAGCCCTGCGCCGATATCGCGAGGAAGGCGTTCTCGATCCGTCGGACGACGTCGTCGTCCCGCTGACCGGCAGCGGGCTGAAAACGATGTGA
- a CDS encoding succinylglutamate desuccinylase/aspartoacylase family protein: MTTTLGTASASPGEMDTGRLEIGETRDGSSFSLPVAVINGAQAGKTLYMQAVSDGDELNGVGVLNRVVPQIDPGTLSGTILIVGIVNYHAFQVAEHRNPIDDTKMNRAYPGNESGTSSERIAHATFQAATRADLILDLHQGSTSRMIDEVRVRCGRRHRVHDECLELAKVFGVECGHVLDQKGPDGQLARAAPDEGIPTIDPELGGCVGWDETSIEKGVAGVLNVLRYYDFLEDDGAAVRQTRASGFEQHGSPCGGLVRFHPELGDRVAAGDVLFDVTTPFGERKAEVTADADGIFWRTRRLPQVATGEYVCSVGTDIDTY; the protein is encoded by the coding sequence ATGACGACGACGCTCGGGACGGCAAGTGCCTCACCCGGCGAGATGGACACGGGCCGACTCGAGATCGGCGAAACACGAGATGGGAGCTCCTTCAGCCTCCCAGTTGCGGTGATCAACGGGGCACAGGCGGGGAAAACGCTCTACATGCAAGCGGTCAGTGACGGCGACGAACTCAACGGCGTCGGCGTGCTCAACCGCGTCGTTCCCCAAATCGACCCTGGAACGCTGTCGGGAACGATTCTCATCGTTGGCATCGTCAACTATCACGCCTTCCAGGTGGCCGAACACCGAAATCCGATCGACGACACGAAGATGAACCGGGCCTATCCCGGTAACGAGTCGGGCACCTCGAGCGAGCGAATCGCCCACGCCACCTTCCAGGCGGCGACCCGTGCGGACCTGATTCTCGACCTCCACCAGGGGTCGACCAGCCGCATGATCGACGAGGTGCGCGTTCGCTGTGGCCGTCGCCACCGGGTCCACGACGAGTGTCTCGAACTCGCGAAGGTCTTCGGCGTCGAGTGTGGCCACGTCCTCGACCAGAAAGGTCCCGACGGCCAGCTCGCTCGAGCCGCACCGGACGAAGGGATTCCGACCATCGACCCCGAACTCGGCGGCTGTGTTGGCTGGGACGAGACCAGTATCGAGAAAGGCGTCGCCGGCGTGTTGAACGTGTTACGCTACTACGACTTCCTCGAGGACGACGGCGCCGCAGTCCGACAGACGCGCGCCTCCGGCTTCGAACAGCACGGCTCGCCCTGTGGCGGTCTCGTCCGCTTTCACCCCGAACTGGGCGACCGCGTGGCCGCCGGCGACGTCCTCTTCGACGTGACGACCCCCTTCGGCGAACGGAAAGCAGAGGTGACCGCCGACGCCGACGGAATTTTCTGGCGGACCCGACGCCTCCCCCAGGTCGCCACCGGCGAATACGTCTGTTCGGTCGGTACCGACATCGACACCTACTAG